One genomic region from Shewanella aestuarii encodes:
- the ahpC gene encoding alkyl hydroperoxide reductase subunit C, which produces MTQSIINSTIKPFKATAFHNGAFVDVTEQDLLGKWSVVFFYPADFTFVCPTELGDMADHYEKLQSMGVEVYSVSTDTHFTHKAWHASSDTISKINYPMIGDPTGTITRNFGVMIEEDGLALRGTFVVNPEGQIKVAEIHDLGIGRSASELVRKIQAAQYVASHDGEVCPAKWQPGEETLAPSIDLVGKI; this is translated from the coding sequence ATGACACAATCAATCATCAACAGCACAATCAAGCCATTCAAAGCCACTGCATTTCATAACGGCGCATTTGTTGACGTTACTGAGCAAGATTTACTAGGCAAATGGTCTGTTGTGTTTTTCTACCCAGCTGACTTTACCTTTGTATGTCCTACAGAATTAGGTGACATGGCTGACCATTATGAAAAGTTACAATCTATGGGGGTAGAAGTTTACTCAGTATCAACTGACACACACTTTACTCACAAAGCATGGCACGCAAGCTCTGATACGATCAGCAAAATCAACTATCCAATGATTGGCGACCCAACAGGTACTATCACGCGTAACTTTGGTGTAATGATTGAAGAAGATGGTTTGGCGCTACGTGGTACCTTTGTGGTTAATCCAGAAGGTCAAATTAAAGTTGCTGAAATCCATGACTTAGGAATTGGTCGTAGCGCATCTGAATTAGTTCGTAAAATTCAAGCTGCTCAGTATGTTGCTAGCCACGATGGTGAAGTTTGTCCAGCTAAATGGCAACCAGGTGAAGAGACACTAGCGCCATCTATCGACCTAGTGGGTAAAATCTAA